Proteins co-encoded in one Neofelis nebulosa isolate mNeoNeb1 chromosome 2, mNeoNeb1.pri, whole genome shotgun sequence genomic window:
- the LOC131490755 gene encoding filaggrin-2-like — MTDLLRSVVTVIDVFYKYTNQDGECGTLSKDELKELLEKEFRPILKNPDDPDTVDVIMHMLDRDHDRRLDFTEFLLMVFKLAMACNKVLSKEYCKASGSKKHRRGHRHHKEESETEEDEEDAPGQKSGYRHSNWREGEEYGYGSEGLRRSVKHRHGSNSRRLGRQGGLSSSENQEKSEKRHRGSGHSWNSDKERHGSSSGELGNRRNKSHVSPTRESGKEYESESGSGSKSERRKSHGGLSHRLDAGGHESNSTQSRNSGGQKLGSSSKGSEDSGRQSYGCGSSNSGGCGSPQNTSSSCQEGRFGGQGNQSSCTQSGYQSGSSGRQDRGCISGGQSSGCGQHEPSFCSQSSSQRGYRSRACGQTQNCGRQQRTGSSQSSCCEQYGSGTSQSSSYGQHGSGSCGHFSNSHQKGSGSKEFSKCGQHGSGSCQSSGFGHGSGSCQSSGFGQHGSGSCQTSGFGQHGSGSGQSSGFGQHGSSSGQSSGFGQHGFSSGPSSGFGQHGSSSGQSSGFGQHGSGSCQTSGFGQHGSGSGQSSGFGQHGFGSGQSSGFGQHGSGSSQSSGFGQHESGSGQSSGFEQYGSGSGQSSGFGQHGSGSSKSSGFGQHGTGSGQSSSFGQHGSGSGQSSGCGQHGSGSSQSSGFRQHGSGSGQSSSFGQHGSSSRQSSGFGQHGSGSGQTSGFGQHGSGSGQSSGFGQYGSGSGHSSSLGQHGSGSGQSSGFGQHGSGSSQSSGFEQQGSGSSQSSAFEQHGSGTGQSSGSGQHGSGTGQSSGSVHGSSSHQSPSFGTGSGHSSGFGQHKSRSDQSSCGQHCSTSVQSSNFGQGSCSGKSSNPDQHASTSQSSTYDQHGFSSGESSGYEQHESRIRGKESSHTSSGKEGPKHGRPISDSAHTQIRETGPKKTTQRDNERSKRHSITAKETEDHNSIHGHRQQRQGSSQEKRTSTPQDTKHNHKNDSQPQTDKWETYSATTWEHYENDHEKSGGIPTGKNETSTQRQAGDNKRHARSGHGQATRTESSRTQKTGSSSSESSDRGRLSGVPQTQTGSPHGHAGSQHGESRSTREGTQRTTHRQAGDTTRHTQSGHGQATRTESSRTGRKGSRSSESSDTERHSGVPQTQAGSPHGHAGSQHGESGSTREGRQGTTHRQARDTTTHTQSTHGQATRSESSRTGRRESSVSESSDTEMHSGVPQTQAGSPHGHAGFQHGELGSTREGRPETTHRQQGDTTRQAHSGLGQATRTESSRTQRSRSSVSESSDRERHSGLPQTHTESPHGQAGSQHGESGSTREGRQGTTHRQARDTNTHTQSTHGQATRSESSRTGRRESSVSEYSDSERHSGVPQTQAGSPHGHPGFQQGESRSTLKGRQGTTHRQVGDSTRHAQSGHGQATRTESTRARRTGSSISESSDTETHSGDPQTNKGSAHGHARSQHGELGSTREGRQGTTHRQQEDTTRHALSGHGQATRSESSRTGRRESSVSESSDSERHSGVPQTQAGSPHGHAGSQHGESGSTQGGRQTTTHRQARDTTRHTQSGHGQATRSQSSRTGRRESSVSESSDTERHSGVPQSQAGSPHGQAGSQHGESGSTWEGRQGTTHRQARDTTTHTQSTHGQATRSESSRTGRRESSVSHQDRI; from the exons ATGACCGACCTCTTAAGAAGTGTTGTCACAGTCATTGATGTTTTCTACAAATATACCAACCAAGATGGGGAGTGTGGCACACTCAGCAAGGATGAGCTAAAGGAACTTCTAGAGAAAGAGTTCCGTCCAATTCTGAAG AACCCAGATGATCCAGACACAGTGGATGTCATCATGCACATGCTAGatcgagatcatgaccgaagaCTGGACTTTACTGAGTTTCTTCTGATGGTATTCAAGCTGGCTATGGCCTGCAACAAGGTTCTCAGCAAAGAATACTGCAAAGCTTCAGGGTCAAAGAAGCATAGGCGTGGTCACCGACACCATAAGGAAGAAAGTGAAACAGAAGAGGATGAAGAAGACGCACCAGGACAGAAATCAGGTTACAGGCATTCAaattggagggagggagaggagtatGGTTATGGTTCTGAGGGCTTGAGGCGAAGTGTGAAACACAGACATGGGTCAAATTCCAGGAGGCTGGGAAGGCAAGGTGGTTTATCTAGCTCAGAGAACCAAGAGAAATCTGAGAAAAGACACCGTGGGTCTGGTCACTCGTGGAATAGTGACAAAGAAAGACATGGTTCCAGCTCTGGAGAGCTGGGGAATAGAAGAAACAAGTCACATGTTAGCCCCACCAGGGAATCTGGGAAGGAATATGAATCAGAATCTGGATCTGGGTCAAAGAGTGAGAGGAGGAAAAGTCATGGTGGTCTGTCACATAGACTGGATGCTGGTGGGCATGAATCAAACTCTACTCAGTCAAGAAATAGTGGAGGACAAAAGCTTGGGTCTAGCTCTAAAGGTTCAGAAGACAGTGGAAGACAAAGCTATGGATGTGGTTCCAGCAATTCGGGTGGGTGTGGAAGTCCACAAAATACTTCTAGTTCCTGTCAGGAAGGTAGATTTGGAGGGCAAGGAAATCAATCTAGCTGCACTCAGTCAGGTTATCAATCAGGAAGTAGTGGAAGACAAGATCGTGGATGTATCTCGGGAGGTCAGTCCTCTGGATGTGGTCAACATGAGCCTAGCTTCTGTAGTCAGTCTTCTAGTCAAAGAGGATACAGATCTAGAGCATGTGGTCAGACACAGAACTGTGGAAGACAACAGAGAACAGGTTCAAGTCAGTCCTCTTGCTGTGAACAATATGGGTCTGGAACAAGTCAGTCTTCTAGTTATGGTCAACATGGATCTGGTTCTTGTGGACACTTTTCAAACTCTCATCAAAAAGGGTCTGGTTCAAAGGAATTTTCTAAATGTGGACAACATGGATCTGGCTCATGTCAGTCCTCTGGCTTTGGACATGGCTCTGGCTCATGCCAGTCCTCTGGCTTTGGACAACACGGGTCTGGCTCATGTCAGACCTCTGGCTTTGGACAACATGGGTCAGGATCAGGTCAATCCTCTGGTTTTGGACAACATGGGTCAAGCTCAGGACAATCCTCTGGCTTTGGTCAGCATGGGTTTAGTTCAGGACCATCCTCTGGCTTTGGCCAGCATGGATCCagctcaggtcagtcctctggcTTTGGACAACACGGGTCTGGCTCATGTCAGACCTCTGGCTTTGGACAACATGGGTCTGGCTCAGGTCAATCCTCTGGTTTTGGCCAACatgggtttggctcaggtcaatccTCTGGTTTTGGCCAACATGGGTCTGGCTCAAGCCAATCCTCTGGCTTTGGACAACATGAGTCTggctcaggtcagtcctctggtTTTGAACAATATGGGTCTggctcaggtcagtcctctggtTTTGGACAACATGGGTCTGGCTCAAGCAAGTCCTCTGGCTTTGGACAACATGGGACTGGCTCAGGTCAGTCCTCTAGTTTTGGACAACATGGCTCTGGCTCAGGACAGTCCTCTGGTTGTGGACAACATGGCTCTGGCTCAAGCCAGTCCTCTGGCTTTAGACAACATGGGTCTGGCTCAGGTCAGTCCTCTAGCTTTGGACAACATGGGTCTAGCTCAAGACAGTCCTCTGGCTTTGGCCAGCATGGGTCTGGTTCAGGTCAGACCTCTGGCTTTGGCCAGCATGGGTCTGGTTCAGGTCAGTCTTCTGGCTTTGGCCAATATGggtctggctcaggtcattccTCTAGTTTGGGACAGCATGGGTCTGGCTCAGGCCAATCCTCTGGCTTTGGTCAACATGGGTCTGGCTCAAGTCAGTCCTCTGGCTTTGAACAACAAGGGTCTGGCTCAAGTCAGTCCTCtgcctttgaacaacatgggtctGGAACAGGTCAATCCTCGGGCTCTGGACAACATGGGTCTGGAACAGGTCAATCCTCGGGCTCTGTACATGGATCTAGCTCACATCAGTCCCCTAGCTTTGggactggctcaggtcattctTCTGGCTTTGGACAACATAAGTCTAGATCAGATCAGTCTAGCTGTGGTCAACATTGTTCCACTTCAGTGCAATCCTCCAATTTTGGCCAAGGATCCTGCTCAGGAAAGTCCTCTAACCCTGATCAACATGCTAGCACAAGTCAGTCTTCTACTTATGATCAACATGGGTTTAGCTCAGGGGAATCTTCTGGATATGAACAACATGAATCTAGGATAAGGGGAAAAGAAAGCTCTCACACTAGTTCAGGAAAAGAGGGTCCAAAACATGGAAGACCCATATCAGATTCAGCCCACACTCAGATAAGAGAAACAGGCCCAAAGAAAACTACTCAGAGGGATAATGAGAGAAGCAAGAGACACAGTATAACAGCAAAAGAGACTGAAGATCACAACAGCATTCATGGACATAGGCAACAAAGGCAAGGATCAAGTCAGGAAAAAAGAACTTCTACACCACAGGACACGAAACATAACCACAAAAATGACAGTCAACCCCAGACAGATAAATGGGAGACATATTCAGCAACTACCTGGGAGCATTATGAAAATGACCATGAAAAATCAGGAGGAATTCCCACAGGTAAAAATGAAACATCTACTCAGAGACAGGCAGGAGACAACAAAAGACATGCCCGTTCTGGCCATGGACAGGCCACCAGGACAGAATCCAGTAGGACCCAAAAAACGGGATCTAGCAGCAGTGAGTCCAGTGACAGGGGAAGGCTTTCAGGAGTCCCACAGACACAGACAGGGTCCCCTCATGGCCATGCTGGATCTCAACATGGAGAGTCGAGATCCACCCGGGAAGGAACACAGAGAACTACTCACAGACAGGCAGGAGACACCACTAGACATACGCAGTCTGGGCATGGACAAGCCACCAG GACAGAATCCAGTAGGACAGGAAGAAAAGGATCTAGGAGCAGTGAGTCCAGTGACACTGAAAGGCATTCAGGAGTCCCACAGACACAGGCAGGGTCCCCTCATGGCCATGCTGGATCTCAACATGGAGAGTCGGGATCCACCCGGGAAGGAAGACAAGGAACTACTCACAGACAGGCAAGAGACACAACTACACATACCCAGTCCACTCATGGACAAGCTACCAGGTCAGAATCCAGTAGGACTGGGAGAAGAGAATCCAGTGTCAGTGAGTCCAGTGACACTGAAATGCACTCAGGAGTCCCACAGACACAGGCAGGGTCCCCTCATGGCCATGCTGGATTTCAACATGGAGAGTTGGGATCCACCCGGGAAGGAAGACCAGAAACTACTCACAGACAGCAAGGAGACACCACTAGACAAGCTCATTCTGGTCTTGGACAGGCCACCAGGACAGAATCTAGCAGGACCCAAAGAAGCAGATCCAGTGTCAGTGAATCGAGTGACAGGGAAAGGCACTCAGGactcccacagacacacacagagtccccTCATGGCCAGGCTGGATCTCAACATGGAGAGTCGGGATCCACCcgggaaggaagacagggaactACACACAGACAGGCAAGAGACACAAATACACATACCCAGTCCACTCATGGACAAGCCACCAGGTCAGAATCCAGTAGGACTGGGAGAAGAGAATCCAGTGTCAGTGAGTACAGTGACAGTGAAAGGCACTCAGGAGTCCCACAGACACAGGCAGGGTCCCCTCATGGCCACCCTGGATTCCAACAGGGAGAGTCAAGATCCACACTGAAAGGGAGACAGGGAACAACTCACAGACAGGTAGGAGACTCCACTAGACATGCCCAGTCTGGTCATGGCCAGGCCACCAGGACAGAATCCACTAGGGCCCGAAGAACGGGATCTAGCATCAGTGAGTCCAGTGACACGGAAACGCACTCAGGAGACCCACAGACAAACAAAGGATCCGCTCATGGCCATGCCAGATCTCAACATGGAGAGTTGGGATCCACCcgggaaggaagacagggaactACTCACAGACAGCAAGAAGACACCACTAGACATGCACTGTCTGGTCATGGACAGGCCACCAGGTCAGAATCCAGTAGGACTGGGAGAAGAGAATCCAGTGTCAGTGAGTCCAGTGACAGTGAAAGGCACTCAGGAGTCCCACAGACACAGGCAGGGTCCCCTCATGGCCATGCTGGATCTCAACATGGAGAGTCGGGATCCACccagggaggaagacagacaacTACGCACAGACAGGCAAGAGACACCACTAGACACACCCAGTCTGGGCATGGACAAGCCACCAGGTCACAATCCAGTAGGACTGGGAGAAGAGAATCCAGTGTCAGTGAGTCCAGTGACACTGAAAGGCATTCAGGAGTCCCACAGTCACAGGCAGGGTCCCCTCATGGCCAGGCTGGATCTCAACATGGAGAGTCGGGATCCACctgggaaggaagacagggaactACGCACAGACAGGCAAGAGACACAACTACACATACCCAGTCCACTCATGGACAAGCCACCAGGTCAGAATCCAGTAGGACTGGGAGAAGAGAATCCAGTGTCA GCCACCAGGACAGAATCTAG